DNA sequence from the Acidobacteriota bacterium genome:
TGAGGCGCTTGTCCTGGTGTTCCGTGAGGCTCTGGACCATTAGCTCGTCGACGGTGTCGGTGAGCAGCAGCACCTCGATGCCCTTCTCCTTGAAGGCCTCCAGGTGCGGCGAGCTCTCCACCACCGCGCGGGACTCGCCGGTGATGTAGAAGATCTCCTTCTGGTCCTCGCCCATGCGCTCGACGTATTCGTCGAGGGTGGTGAGCTTCTCCGGATCGGCGGTGGACTGGAAGAGCAGCAGGCTGACGATTTTGTCTTTGTTGTCCCAGTCAGAGCCGATGCCCTCCTTGATGGAGCGCCCGAACTCGTCCCAGAACTTGCGGTAGTCCTCCGGGTTGTCCCGCTGGGTCTCGGCCAGGGTGTCGAGAATCTTCTTGGTCAGCCAGCGGCGGATCTGGGTGATGTGGCGATCCTCCTGCAGGCGCTGGCGGGAGATGTTCAGCGGCAGGTCGGAGGAGTCCACCACGCCCTTGGCGAAGCGCAGGTAGCGGGGCAGCAGATCCTCGCATTTGTCCATGATCATCACCCGCCGCACGTAGAGCTGCAGGCCGAATTCATAGCCGTGGTAGTAGTAGTCGTAGGGCGCCGTCGACGGAATGAAGAGCAGGGCCTGGTACTCGATGCGGCCCTCCGCCCGGAACGAGAAATGCTTCATCGGCTCGTTCCAGTCGTGGGAGATGTGCTTGTAGAACTCGTTGTACTCCTCTTCCGTCACCTCGTCGGCGGGGCGGGTCCAGATGGGCTTCTGGGAGTTGAGGACCTTGTCCTCGACCACCGTCTCCTTCTTGCCGTCGGGCTTGGGATTGCCGTCCTCGTCCTTCTCCACCTCCTCGCGCTCGTCCTTGAGGATGATGGGATAGCTAACGAAGTCGGAGTAGCGGCGCACCACCCGGCCGACGATGTAGCGGTCGGTGAAGTCCTCCATGCCGTCCTCGGAATCCGCGGGCTTCAGGTGCAGGGTGATGGTGGTGCCCCGCTGATCGCGCTCGGCGTCGCCGATCTTGTACTTGCCGTCACCGGAGGAGGACCAGAAGGTGGCCCCGTCCTCACCGGCCCGGCGGGTGATCAGCTCCACCTTGTCGGCGACCATGAAGGCGGAGTAGAAGCCGACGCCGAACTGGCCGATGAGCTGGGCCGCGCTCTCCGCGGACTTGCTCTTCTTCAGCTTCTCCACCAGCTCCCGGGTGCCGGACTTGGCGATGGTGCCGATATTGGCGATCACCTCGTCGCGGTTCATACCGATGCCGTTGTCCCGAATGGTCAGGGTGCGGGCTTCCGGATCGGTCTCCAGGCGAATCTCCAGCTGGTCGTCGCCGGCGGTGAGCTCCGGGCTGGTGAGAGCTTCGAAGCGCAGGCGGTCGAGGGCGTCGGAGGCGTTGGAGATGAGCTCGCGGAGGAAGAT
Encoded proteins:
- the htpG gene encoding molecular chaperone HtpG is translated as MTAKVSTRQFKAETKQLLDLMIHSLYTNKEIFLRELISNASDALDRLRFEALTSPELTAGDDQLEIRLETDPEARTLTIRDNGIGMNRDEVIANIGTIAKSGTRELVEKLKKSKSAESAAQLIGQFGVGFYSAFMVADKVELITRRAGEDGATFWSSSGDGKYKIGDAERDQRGTTITLHLKPADSEDGMEDFTDRYIVGRVVRRYSDFVSYPIILKDEREEVEKDEDGNPKPDGKKETVVEDKVLNSQKPIWTRPADEVTEEEYNEFYKHISHDWNEPMKHFSFRAEGRIEYQALLFIPSTAPYDYYYHGYEFGLQLYVRRVMIMDKCEDLLPRYLRFAKGVVDSSDLPLNISRQRLQEDRHITQIRRWLTKKILDTLAETQRDNPEDYRKFWDEFGRSIKEGIGSDWDNKDKIVSLLLFQSTADPEKLTTLDEYVERMGEDQKEIFYITGESRAVVESSPHLEAFKEKGIEVLLLTDTVDELMVQSLTEHQDKRL